One genomic region from Spirosoma sp. KCTC 42546 encodes:
- a CDS encoding SusC/RagA family TonB-linked outer membrane protein has protein sequence MRKILVGSWLLCLLFCLPVLAQDIAVSGRVTSSDDGSALPGVSVQVKGTTRGAITDASGNYSINVPANARLVFSFIGYTGQEVAVGNKTTVNVVLVAGSQSLDEIVVTAQGIERDKRSLGYATQEVGGNILAQRSEPNLLNALQGKLAGVSITGSSGAPGASTNINIRGITSFNGSNQPLIVVDGIIFSNDVNNTQNTLFGTQPSNRLADINPESIESVNVLKGPAAAVLYGSRASAGAIVITTKSGRNQNNKTEVTVNSSYNVQNVYGIPKFQNDYGQGANNLFTANSANSWGPAFAGGPTSVTNTQGLVVPYQAYPNNVKDFYKQGSIIQNSVNIASGDANRNYIIAIGNTLQNGVVQNSKFNRTNVQLGGESRLQNGLKISGTGTYVQTVSTGIPGGNGASAFGQITRIPRSYNLAGEPYQDANGKSIYYSTTSVNPQWSVNNERLDSQVDRFFGNFQISYDIAKWLNVAYRVTGDTYTDRRKLTLPIGAGRAPLGQVQQDNFFRNELNGDLLITARKDNLFLEGLNANLLLGNNINQRKTQEVIADGASLTIPGYYNINNGTVFTGSGETSTQRRLVGYYGQLSLNYNNYIFVELSGRADQSSTLPQANNTYFYPSASVSFVPTDAFKVNSDVLSYAKVRASAARVGRDADPYLLNSVYVTSGYGNNVASIAFPLSVNGASIPGFGISSRIGSNSLKPEFVTSYEAGINLGFFKNRLSIDATYFDSRSTQQIFNVAVSNSSGYDTRTTNVGELRNQGVEVVLNATPIRAGGFKWDATLNYTLIRNKVVSIAPGVVSSNITGNSFVGIAPSIYEGFPYGVIVGTANARAQSSDPKGLYYDATGQYAGQYIINGTSGQFAPGIANSVISNPQPNYTAGLTNTFSYKGIALSVLVDTRQGGQLYSFNAVDVRSNGTLYVTGLDRDQPRILPGVIQNTDGTFRPNNIQLPAQTYWQGLGGLASEGAVFDATVYRLREVALNYTLPKSLLSKTPFGAISIGVSGRNLYFYAPNFTADPETNTQGAGNIQGLDLNGPPNTRNFGGNIRLTF, from the coding sequence ATGAGGAAAATTTTAGTAGGAAGCTGGCTGCTTTGCTTGCTCTTCTGCCTACCTGTGTTGGCACAAGACATTGCTGTTAGTGGTCGCGTCACTTCATCAGACGACGGCTCTGCCCTACCGGGTGTGAGCGTACAGGTAAAAGGAACAACCCGTGGTGCCATAACCGATGCCAGCGGGAATTACTCAATCAACGTACCTGCCAATGCCAGACTTGTATTCAGTTTCATTGGCTATACAGGTCAGGAGGTTGCCGTCGGCAATAAAACGACCGTCAACGTAGTGCTTGTGGCAGGCTCCCAGAGTCTGGATGAGATTGTGGTAACCGCTCAGGGTATTGAACGGGACAAGCGGTCGCTGGGGTATGCAACGCAGGAAGTAGGCGGCAACATTCTGGCTCAACGCTCTGAACCGAACCTGCTTAATGCACTCCAGGGTAAACTTGCCGGGGTTAGCATTACCGGTTCCAGTGGTGCGCCAGGTGCATCAACCAACATCAACATCCGGGGGATTACGTCGTTCAACGGTAGTAACCAACCGCTGATCGTTGTTGATGGGATTATCTTCAGCAATGATGTTAACAACACGCAGAACACCCTCTTTGGTACCCAGCCCTCTAACCGACTGGCCGATATTAATCCAGAAAGCATCGAGTCCGTCAACGTACTGAAAGGACCTGCAGCTGCTGTATTATATGGATCGCGGGCTTCGGCCGGCGCTATTGTCATCACCACCAAATCGGGTCGTAACCAGAATAATAAGACGGAAGTGACGGTCAATTCATCCTATAACGTCCAGAACGTATATGGTATACCGAAATTCCAGAATGACTACGGTCAGGGAGCCAATAACCTGTTTACGGCTAATTCAGCCAACTCATGGGGACCGGCTTTCGCAGGAGGTCCTACTTCGGTAACGAATACACAGGGACTGGTTGTGCCTTATCAGGCGTATCCAAACAACGTCAAGGATTTCTACAAGCAAGGAAGCATTATCCAGAATTCGGTTAATATTGCTTCCGGTGATGCCAATCGCAACTACATTATTGCCATTGGAAATACCCTCCAGAACGGAGTTGTACAAAACTCGAAGTTTAACCGGACCAACGTCCAGCTTGGGGGGGAATCACGTCTGCAAAATGGCCTGAAGATCAGCGGTACAGGCACTTACGTCCAGACGGTATCGACAGGTATTCCAGGTGGTAATGGAGCGAGCGCCTTTGGGCAGATTACCCGTATTCCTCGTAGCTACAACCTGGCCGGCGAGCCTTATCAGGATGCCAATGGAAAAAGTATTTATTATTCTACGACATCGGTCAATCCACAATGGAGTGTAAATAACGAACGGCTCGATAGCCAAGTAGACCGCTTTTTCGGTAACTTCCAAATCAGCTACGACATTGCTAAGTGGCTGAACGTAGCCTACCGGGTAACGGGTGATACGTATACGGATCGTCGTAAATTGACCTTACCGATTGGCGCAGGTCGTGCACCTTTAGGTCAGGTACAGCAGGATAATTTCTTCCGGAATGAATTGAACGGGGATTTATTGATTACAGCCCGCAAAGACAATTTATTTCTGGAAGGTCTTAATGCCAACTTGTTGTTAGGCAATAATATTAACCAGCGCAAAACGCAGGAAGTGATAGCAGACGGAGCCTCACTAACCATTCCAGGTTATTATAATATTAATAACGGAACGGTATTTACGGGCAGTGGCGAAACGAGCACACAGCGTCGGTTAGTTGGTTACTATGGTCAATTATCCCTGAATTATAACAACTACATATTTGTAGAATTATCAGGACGTGCTGACCAGTCCTCTACCTTACCTCAGGCGAACAACACCTACTTCTATCCGTCGGCATCCGTCAGTTTCGTACCAACCGATGCGTTCAAGGTAAACTCAGATGTATTATCGTATGCGAAAGTTCGGGCTAGTGCTGCCCGTGTAGGCCGTGATGCCGATCCGTATCTGTTGAATTCGGTGTATGTAACTTCAGGCTATGGTAATAACGTGGCCAGTATCGCCTTCCCATTGTCTGTCAATGGTGCCAGTATTCCGGGCTTTGGTATCAGCAGCCGGATTGGCAGTAATAGCCTCAAACCTGAGTTTGTTACATCTTACGAAGCCGGTATTAACCTCGGATTCTTTAAAAACCGGTTGAGCATTGATGCTACCTATTTCGATTCTCGTAGTACGCAGCAGATTTTCAACGTAGCGGTATCGAACTCATCGGGTTATGACACCCGCACAACCAACGTTGGGGAATTGCGTAACCAGGGTGTTGAAGTAGTTCTGAATGCTACGCCCATACGGGCAGGTGGCTTCAAATGGGATGCAACCCTGAACTATACCCTCATTCGAAATAAGGTCGTGTCCATTGCACCCGGTGTTGTTTCGTCTAACATCACGGGTAACTCGTTTGTTGGTATCGCACCATCTATTTACGAAGGATTCCCGTATGGTGTAATCGTTGGTACGGCCAACGCTCGTGCGCAGAGTTCGGATCCCAAAGGGCTATACTATGATGCAACAGGCCAGTATGCGGGCCAATACATCATTAACGGAACCTCTGGCCAGTTTGCACCCGGTATTGCTAACTCGGTCATTTCAAACCCACAGCCTAACTACACAGCAGGTTTGACCAATACCTTCTCCTATAAAGGTATTGCTTTGTCGGTGTTAGTTGATACGCGGCAAGGTGGTCAGCTCTACTCATTCAATGCTGTAGATGTCCGGTCGAATGGTACTTTGTATGTAACGGGTCTAGACCGTGACCAGCCCCGAATTTTACCCGGTGTTATTCAGAATACAGACGGTACGTTCCGGCCTAACAACATTCAACTGCCAGCACAGACGTATTGGCAAGGACTGGGTGGTTTAGCTTCAGAAGGAGCCGTATTTGATGCTACAGTTTATCGTCTACGCGAAGTAGCGCTGAACTATACGTTACCAAAGAGCTTGTTGAGTAAAACCCCATTCGGTGCTATTTCAATAGGTGTTAGTGGTCGTAATTTATATTTCTACGCACCTAACTTCACAGCAGATCCTGAAACCAATACACAGGGCGCTGGTAACATTCAGGGACTTGACCTGAACGGTCCGCCAAACACCCGCAACTTCGGGGGTAACATTCGGCTTACGTTCTAA
- a CDS encoding RagB/SusD family nutrient uptake outer membrane protein: protein MKNIGKYSAVLGLVLLGASSCNRDLLTPIPQTSVSDASAFSTTTRVQTQLLSLYGALKDGNFYGGRYVIYGDIRGEEFINETSNLVTGSDVWGLNATNGATAVVNLWYFAYLAINKCNIFIDGMAAGGTTVVGADASAKYIAEAKLIRALSYYSLLQYYARPYADGNGSKPGVPLRLNGIKGVGQSNLARSTVAEVYTQILKDLNDAETGLPSTYTAASDNTTRAHKNTAIALKTRVYLTMQNYASVITEANKIVSATAPFKAPTGVPHQLQSDITTVFTTYANPESIFSMPMTSTTGDFPGTQNQLAYYFSPNTANGGVGNGEYSLNPKGIVAEPTWTATDKRRSFIKQSGTGATVKNWLNKYKTASPYTDWVPVIRYSEVLLNLAEAKVRSTNTVDEQAVALLNAVRNRSDAATTFTAANFATSADLANAILLERRIEFLGEGLRNNDLMRLLQTIPAKGTVPAKAPTEPNYIWPISASELALNNLATDN from the coding sequence ATGAAAAATATAGGAAAGTATTCCGCAGTTTTGGGCCTGGTTCTGCTAGGCGCCAGTTCATGCAATCGGGATTTGCTTACTCCAATTCCGCAGACATCGGTATCCGATGCATCGGCCTTCAGTACCACAACCCGGGTACAAACTCAGCTTCTATCGTTGTACGGAGCGCTGAAAGATGGTAACTTCTACGGTGGACGCTATGTGATTTATGGCGATATCCGGGGTGAAGAGTTCATTAACGAAACCTCTAACCTGGTTACAGGCTCGGACGTATGGGGGTTAAACGCCACAAACGGTGCTACTGCTGTTGTAAACCTGTGGTATTTCGCTTATCTGGCCATCAACAAATGCAATATCTTTATTGATGGGATGGCCGCTGGTGGTACCACGGTTGTTGGTGCAGATGCGTCGGCAAAGTACATTGCTGAAGCTAAATTGATTCGGGCGCTGAGCTATTACAGCTTGCTTCAGTACTATGCTCGTCCGTATGCAGATGGCAATGGCAGCAAGCCAGGCGTTCCGCTTCGGTTGAACGGAATCAAAGGGGTTGGTCAGTCGAATCTGGCGCGGAGCACCGTTGCCGAAGTGTATACGCAAATCCTGAAAGATTTGAACGATGCCGAAACCGGTTTGCCCTCAACTTACACGGCTGCGTCTGACAATACAACCCGGGCGCATAAAAATACGGCCATTGCCTTAAAAACACGGGTGTATTTAACCATGCAGAATTACGCCAGTGTTATTACGGAAGCGAACAAGATTGTGAGCGCAACAGCTCCGTTCAAAGCACCTACGGGTGTTCCGCATCAGTTGCAATCGGACATTACAACCGTGTTCACAACCTATGCTAACCCGGAATCTATCTTCTCGATGCCGATGACCTCCACAACTGGCGATTTCCCCGGCACGCAGAATCAGTTAGCTTATTATTTCTCGCCTAATACAGCAAATGGTGGCGTTGGAAACGGTGAATATTCACTGAATCCAAAAGGGATTGTTGCTGAACCAACCTGGACGGCTACCGACAAACGGCGGTCGTTCATTAAGCAATCTGGTACAGGTGCAACAGTTAAAAACTGGTTGAATAAGTACAAAACAGCAAGCCCATATACGGATTGGGTTCCTGTAATACGGTATTCAGAAGTATTGCTGAACCTGGCAGAAGCAAAAGTTCGCAGCACCAATACGGTAGATGAGCAGGCTGTTGCGCTACTGAATGCCGTTCGTAACCGATCCGATGCGGCAACGACCTTTACGGCAGCCAATTTCGCCACGTCAGCTGATCTGGCCAATGCCATTTTGCTGGAGCGTAGAATCGAATTCCTGGGAGAAGGTCTACGAAATAATGACCTGATGCGTCTGCTCCAAACGATTCCGGCTAAAGGAACGGTACCGGCTAAAGCGCCTACGGAACCAAATTATATCTGGCCTATTTCGGCTTCAGAACTGGCGTTGAATAATCTCGCTACAGATAACTAA
- a CDS encoding SusD/RagB family nutrient-binding outer membrane lipoprotein: MKFIIPKSYLLIPVFLGMGACSKYLDVNVTPNNPTSVTPAVLLPGAQAGSAFANSNELNRFASVLVQQLTGAANNPANYDVYQTNGADFGNQWSGELYNGALVNYQKLIELGDATNSKAYSGIAKIMKAYTFSIATDVWGDVPYSQALQGEAFTTPRIDKQEDIYKGNASLGIQSLFDLVREGIKDLDAASVTKPGADDLIYGGDLAKWKRAGNTLLLKFAMTISRKEPALATSVINEVITGNNFINANNVDANVTFGASVNSQAPIYVYTNLSTFKDDLILSTRYLNLLTALNDPRLPIFFTKPGANYVTLDNGFRGTLPTPVANWSRYNKYVTGNSGEGPVRLITNFQRAFILAEAALRLGTPGDPQALYKEGITASMTLAGLTADQIAAYFTANPTVATLAGTTEEKIAQVITQKYIAFTGNGLESWNDYRRTGYPVLQPSQNAAGIDGTRPVRAVYINNEIQRNPNFTNPAPQSNVRVWWDID; the protein is encoded by the coding sequence ATGAAATTTATAATTCCCAAAAGCTACCTGCTGATTCCTGTCTTTTTAGGGATGGGGGCCTGTAGCAAATACCTGGACGTTAACGTAACCCCCAACAACCCGACATCGGTAACACCGGCGGTGTTGTTGCCAGGTGCTCAAGCTGGTTCTGCATTCGCCAATTCTAATGAATTGAACCGCTTTGCATCAGTATTGGTCCAACAATTGACCGGCGCTGCCAACAACCCAGCCAACTACGATGTTTATCAGACCAATGGAGCCGACTTTGGCAACCAGTGGAGTGGTGAACTTTACAACGGTGCATTGGTCAACTACCAGAAGTTGATCGAGTTAGGCGACGCAACGAACTCGAAAGCCTATTCCGGTATTGCCAAGATCATGAAGGCGTATACCTTCAGCATTGCTACCGATGTGTGGGGTGATGTACCTTACTCCCAGGCCTTACAGGGCGAAGCCTTTACAACCCCCCGTATTGATAAGCAGGAAGATATCTACAAAGGCAACGCGTCGCTGGGCATTCAAAGCCTGTTCGATCTGGTGCGCGAAGGTATCAAGGATCTCGACGCGGCATCGGTGACGAAGCCCGGTGCTGACGATTTGATCTACGGTGGCGATCTGGCCAAATGGAAACGGGCAGGCAATACGCTGCTGTTGAAATTTGCCATGACCATTAGTCGTAAAGAGCCTGCTCTGGCTACCAGCGTAATCAATGAAGTAATTACAGGGAACAACTTTATAAACGCCAACAACGTAGATGCGAATGTAACATTTGGAGCCAGTGTAAACAGCCAGGCACCCATTTACGTGTACACGAACCTCAGCACATTCAAGGATGATCTGATTTTGAGTACTCGGTACCTGAATCTGCTTACGGCTCTGAATGATCCACGCCTGCCGATCTTCTTTACCAAACCAGGGGCTAACTACGTAACCCTTGACAATGGTTTCCGGGGAACATTGCCAACCCCTGTAGCCAACTGGTCGCGCTACAATAAATACGTAACGGGCAATAGCGGAGAAGGACCGGTTCGCTTAATCACCAACTTCCAGCGGGCTTTCATTCTGGCCGAAGCCGCTCTTCGTTTGGGTACACCTGGCGATCCACAAGCACTTTACAAAGAAGGCATTACCGCGTCGATGACCCTGGCCGGTTTAACGGCTGATCAAATCGCGGCTTACTTCACCGCTAACCCAACCGTGGCTACCCTGGCTGGAACTACGGAAGAGAAAATTGCGCAGGTGATCACCCAGAAATACATTGCCTTTACGGGGAATGGACTGGAATCCTGGAACGACTATCGTCGGACGGGCTACCCGGTTCTGCAACCATCCCAGAATGCAGCGGGTATCGATGGAACACGTCCTGTTCGGGCGGTTTACATCAACAACGAAATTCAGCGCAATCCGAATTTCACCAATCCAGCCCCGCAGTCAAACGTCCGCGTTTGGTGGGATATTGACTAA
- a CDS encoding TonB-dependent receptor: MKKILFGSWILSLLFCLPVLAQDVVVSGQVTSSDDGSLLPGVTVQVKGANRGTNTDAQGNYRITASANSTLVFSFIGYLSQEVVVNRQSTINVGLKGDSQQLNEVVVIGYGTQTRQDATGSISSVKGGTIAQMPIQSFESGLAGRSAGVQITVPNGVLNNPPVFRIRGTNSISLSSYPLIIVDGVPTFTGDQGSTNAPSNPLASINPNDIESMDVAKDAAATAIYGSRAANGVVFITTKRGKSGKVRVNYDGWVGFSNTYRLPEMLNASQYINFKTQAAANNPTASAVKFTQTNDANGNPIDTKWYDYIYRQGVSHSHNLNVSGGSENTNYYFSVGYTNQKGVLQKNDFNRMNALFNVDSKLSKLFTIGGKIAISNERNLAAGTSGSLNGEAFNTSGLGRVGLVLPPILSPYNNDGTYNVNGSAIGVANNIAGTSVSYPNPVPTLDLNRSNTENNHIQSNAYIQFKPLDWITLKSTYGIDYLLIDNDIFQAPITSDGYSSNGNATSNFRKLKTWLWTNTAQFDRSFGAAHNFSLLLGQEQQRSTTLGYGINRQTLSDPNYTVIQAGYVTTNTAGLAYGENYLLSAFGRLNYNYKEKYFLSGNLRQDEYSALGQKKGTFYGLSAGWEITQEGFWKAASLDNIFSSFKIRGSYGKVGNIGSINDYSPYSLYGSGLYGGASTLFFSVVGNPSLKWETSTKTDIGFNFGLFNNRITGEVAYYKNDIDNLILNVAQSPSTGIPGTLSGVAYPPQNVGTMYNKGLEVSLNARVVNTKSFQWSSNFNITFNKNEVTALAPGLNVLQTGTSGLETVNQTAPGYSLGQLWVVRTNGVDPATGKRIFVNSAGQNVYYQFYAPSGEFNYSTTPDGKTRYVSPTGGTSITQATDAVMYANVIPKVYGGFDNNFKFKNFDLGVLLTYQLGFSVYYGTNAGLHDQRFWNNATDVLTDAWQKEGDTGKKYAKPVFNDNTSNGSAFPMDINVFKGDFLKVRSVTFGYTLPASLLSKARISSLRLYVSGQNLGVLTKYPGPDPEVSSNGSTVNGGQGVDRNTIGNARTITVGLKAGF, from the coding sequence ATGAAGAAAATTTTATTTGGAAGTTGGATACTTTCATTATTGTTCTGTCTACCCGTTTTAGCACAGGATGTAGTGGTAAGTGGCCAAGTTACTTCATCAGACGACGGGTCACTCCTGCCAGGGGTGACTGTACAGGTAAAAGGTGCCAATCGGGGTACAAACACCGATGCACAGGGCAATTATCGCATAACTGCTTCGGCTAACAGTACGTTAGTGTTCAGTTTTATTGGGTATCTATCACAAGAAGTTGTTGTTAACAGACAATCAACCATCAACGTCGGATTGAAGGGTGATTCTCAGCAACTGAACGAGGTAGTCGTTATTGGATATGGTACGCAGACCCGTCAGGATGCTACAGGTAGCATTTCATCCGTTAAAGGGGGTACTATTGCTCAGATGCCTATCCAGAGCTTCGAATCAGGTCTGGCTGGCCGGTCGGCCGGGGTTCAGATCACGGTTCCGAACGGCGTTCTTAACAACCCACCGGTTTTCCGGATCCGGGGAACAAACTCTATTTCGCTTAGCTCGTATCCGTTGATCATTGTGGATGGTGTCCCAACTTTCACCGGTGATCAGGGATCGACTAATGCCCCCAGTAACCCACTGGCCAGTATCAACCCAAATGATATTGAAAGTATGGACGTAGCTAAAGATGCAGCTGCTACGGCTATCTACGGTAGTCGCGCGGCTAATGGCGTTGTCTTTATTACCACCAAACGAGGTAAGTCAGGTAAAGTCCGGGTGAACTACGATGGCTGGGTAGGCTTCTCAAACACCTACCGGTTACCGGAGATGTTGAATGCCAGCCAGTATATTAATTTTAAGACGCAAGCGGCTGCCAATAACCCCACGGCTTCGGCGGTAAAGTTCACGCAAACCAACGATGCCAACGGCAATCCGATCGACACCAAATGGTATGATTATATCTACCGCCAGGGCGTTTCGCATAGCCATAACCTGAACGTTTCGGGTGGCAGTGAGAATACGAACTACTACTTCTCAGTAGGCTATACAAACCAGAAGGGTGTTCTCCAGAAAAATGATTTTAACCGGATGAACGCGCTGTTTAATGTAGACAGCAAGCTTAGCAAACTGTTTACCATTGGCGGTAAAATAGCGATTTCGAATGAGCGTAACCTGGCCGCTGGTACGTCGGGCTCGTTGAATGGTGAAGCCTTTAATACGAGTGGCCTGGGCCGGGTTGGTCTTGTACTGCCTCCAATTCTTTCGCCTTACAACAACGATGGTACGTATAATGTAAACGGGTCGGCTATTGGTGTAGCCAATAACATAGCAGGCACCTCGGTTTCTTATCCAAACCCAGTACCTACATTAGATTTGAACCGGTCAAATACGGAAAACAATCACATTCAGTCGAATGCCTACATTCAATTCAAGCCATTGGATTGGATCACGCTGAAAAGTACGTATGGTATTGATTATCTGCTGATTGACAACGATATATTCCAGGCACCTATCACTAGTGATGGCTATAGTTCAAATGGTAATGCGACGAGCAATTTCCGTAAGTTAAAAACGTGGTTGTGGACCAATACAGCGCAGTTTGATCGTTCGTTCGGTGCAGCCCACAACTTTAGTTTGCTATTGGGTCAGGAACAACAACGGTCAACTACGTTAGGGTATGGTATCAATCGTCAGACACTATCAGATCCGAACTACACCGTTATTCAGGCAGGTTATGTAACGACGAATACAGCCGGGCTAGCTTATGGTGAAAACTATTTACTGTCGGCTTTTGGTCGTCTGAACTATAACTATAAAGAGAAGTACTTCCTGAGTGGCAACTTACGCCAGGATGAGTATTCGGCGCTGGGCCAGAAAAAAGGAACATTCTACGGTCTTTCTGCGGGTTGGGAAATCACCCAGGAAGGCTTCTGGAAAGCCGCTTCGCTGGATAACATCTTCAGCAGTTTCAAAATCCGGGGTAGTTATGGTAAAGTAGGGAATATTGGCAGTATTAATGACTATTCGCCATATTCGCTCTATGGCTCCGGTTTATATGGTGGTGCTTCAACCTTGTTTTTCTCGGTTGTGGGGAACCCATCACTTAAGTGGGAAACCAGTACCAAAACAGATATTGGCTTTAACTTTGGTCTGTTCAACAATCGGATTACAGGGGAGGTTGCCTACTACAAAAATGATATCGACAACCTGATCCTCAACGTAGCTCAATCGCCATCTACGGGTATTCCAGGTACACTGTCTGGTGTTGCTTATCCACCCCAGAACGTTGGAACAATGTACAACAAAGGTCTTGAGGTTTCACTCAACGCCCGGGTTGTCAACACCAAGAGTTTCCAGTGGAGTTCGAACTTCAACATTACCTTTAATAAAAATGAAGTTACAGCGCTGGCTCCTGGTTTAAATGTACTCCAAACCGGTACATCGGGTCTGGAAACGGTAAACCAGACGGCTCCAGGTTATTCGCTAGGTCAACTGTGGGTTGTTCGCACCAATGGTGTTGACCCAGCAACGGGCAAACGGATTTTCGTTAATTCAGCCGGACAGAATGTGTATTATCAGTTCTACGCTCCATCGGGCGAGTTTAACTACTCAACCACGCCCGACGGAAAAACGAGATACGTTAGCCCAACTGGCGGTACATCCATTACCCAGGCTACGGACGCCGTTATGTACGCAAACGTGATCCCAAAAGTATATGGTGGTTTTGATAACAACTTCAAATTCAAAAACTTCGATCTGGGCGTTCTGCTTACCTACCAATTAGGTTTCTCGGTTTACTATGGTACCAACGCGGGTCTGCATGACCAACGTTTCTGGAATAATGCAACCGATGTTTTGACCGATGCCTGGCAGAAAGAAGGGGATACGGGCAAGAAATACGCGAAGCCTGTTTTCAATGACAACACCTCCAATGGCTCAGCCTTCCCAATGGACATCAACGTATTCAAAGGTGATTTCCTGAAAGTTCGGTCAGTAACCTTTGGCTACACGCTCCCCGCATCGTTGCTGTCGAAAGCTAGAATCAGTAGCCTGCGTCTCTATGTGAGCGGTCAGAATTTAGGTGTACTCACGAAATACCCTGGTCCAGATCCAGAAGTATCCTCTAACGGATCGACTGTCAATGGTGGACAGGGTGTCGACAGAAATACGATCGGTAATGCCCGTACGATCACCGTTGGTCTGAAAGCCGGTTTTTAA